A genome region from Bombus terrestris chromosome 10, iyBomTerr1.2, whole genome shotgun sequence includes the following:
- the LOC100651110 gene encoding ras GTPase-activating protein-binding protein 2: MVMEASPSPQNVGREFVRQYYTLLNQAPAHLHRFYNQHSSFVHGGLDSNRESTPAIGQKQIHQKIQQLNFRDCHAKISQVDSQLTLENGVVVQVSGELSNAGQPMRRFTQTFVLAIQAPKTYYVHNDIFRYQDLIFPDEEETDVGGVEGGVGEPGEREGEEGVRSEPEEDEHQNRGQQLSTPATSTEPQVQPPLIPAQQPVLQQQQQIYYAPPPQQTHVHPVMQQVLNGSVHEEAPLINQQPPPPPQQQQQQQQPQQQPPPPPAQQHQYITEPTSQTQFVQEAELDPAAEQQQQQQTENEPQAQSNESREQPDAETFTASVQESEPEHQVANTSVTSSGPKTYANLVKSFPSTTGATSPQAPKLSMSPPPMTNLRLDDRSPLHPTSSGPALSITPSVSTPQQQTHRVSNQQPQQQQHQQQRAPRGGAVQRDGDRRGTRQSQYSDAHQLFLGNLPHNASEDDLRQLFESYGRVVELRIHSKSNDRCKGPQGNNTGKVPNYGFITFEDQQVVSKVLQNLPIYYPAENGQKLNVEEKKVKPRTMEGSGGRLNSNDGNMRAMGGQQQQQQQQRGPGGPGGMMRGGQHGTRGGRGGFSRGGDGGRGGGGMRQSGNPNNLSYQNRR; the protein is encoded by the exons ATGGTCATGGAGGCATCCCCTTCTCCGCAGAATGTCGGTCGTGAATTTGTCCGACAATATTATACTTTACTTAATCAAGCTCCTGCACATCTTCATAG ATTCTATAATCAACATTCATCCTTCGTGCATGGAGGATTAGATTCCAATCGAGAATCAACTCCTGCAATTGGTCAAAAGCAAATACATCAAAAAATTCAACAACTAAATTTCCGAGACTGTCATGCCAAAATAAGCCAAGTTGATTCACAGCTTACTCTTGAAAATGGTGTTGTCGTGCAA GTATCAGGAGAACTATCTAATGCTGGACAACCAATGCGTCGTTTTACACAAACATTTGTGTTAGCCATACAAGCACCAAAaacatattatgtacataatgACATATTTCGTTACCAAGATTTGATCTTTCCTGatgaagaagaaacagatgtggGTGGTGTAGAAGGAGGTGTAGGTGAGCCTGGAGAAAGGGAAGGGGAGGAGGGAGTGCGTTCCGAACCAGAGGAAGATGAACATCAAAATCGTGGACAGCAGCTTTCAACACCAGCTACATCTACTGAACCTCAAGTTCAACCTCCGCTTATTCCCGCACAACAACCCGTGcttcaacaacagcaacaaataTACTATGCACCACCGCCACAACAGACTCAT GTACATCCTGTAATGCAACAGGTATTAAATGGTTCGGTTCATGAAGAAGCACCATTAATAAATCAacaaccaccaccaccaccacaacaacaacaacaacaacagcagccaCAACAACAACCACCTCCACCACCAGCACAGCAGCACCAATATATAACAGAACCTACGTCACAAACACAATTTGTACAAGAAGCGGAACTGGATCCTGCAGccgaacaacaacaacaacaacaaacagAAAATGAGCCACAAGCTCAATCAAATGAAAGTCGTGAACAACCTGATGCTGAAACATTTACCGCTTCTGTACAAGAATCCGAACCAGAACATCAAGTGGCAAATACAAGTGTGACTAGTAGCGGGCCGAAAACATACGCTAATCTTGTGAAATCATTCCCCAGTACTACTGGCGCTACTAGTCCTCAAGCTCCTAAATTGTCTATGTCACCG CCCCCAATGACGAACTTGCGTTTAGACGATAGATCGCCACTACATCCAACTAGTAGTGGACCTGCACTGTCTATAACACCTAGCGTTTCTACGCCTCAACAACAGACTCATAGAGTTAGTAACCAACAGCCACAACAGCAACAACATCAGCAGCAGCGAGCTCCGAGAGGAGGAGCAGTACAACGAG ATGGCGATCGTCGTGGTACAAGACAAAGTCAATATAGCGATGCCCACCAACTATTCCTTGGGAATTTACCGCACAATGCATCAGAAGATGATTTACGTCAATTGTTTGAATCTTATGGTAGAGTAGTAGAGTTGCGTATACACAGTAAATCAAATGATAGATGCAAGGGGCCGCAGGGAAATAACACGGGAAAAGTGCCTAATTATGGATTCATCACTTTCGAAGATCAACAAGTCGTTAGCAAAGTGTTACAGAATTTG CCGATTTATTATCCTGCTGAAAATGGACAAAAGCTAAATGTGGAAGAAAAGAAGGTTAAGCCAAGAACGATGGAAGGTAGCGGTGGTCGATTGAATTCTAATGATGGCAATATGAGAGCGATGGGAggacaacagcaacaacagcaacagcaacgagGCCCAG GTGGGCCTGGAGGTATGATGAGAGGTGGACAACATGGTACGAGAGGTGGACGTGGAGGATTTTCACGAGGTGGTGATGGTGGAAGGGGTGGTGGTGGTATGCGACAGTCTGGTAATCCCAACAATCTAAGTTATCAAAATCGCCGCTAA
- the LOC100650912 gene encoding RNA-binding protein squid isoform X4 has product MADQENKDFSEDIADQNFEQNGEAENGGGDATENGQESQEDRSTGGNQDSLNDRKLFVGGLSWETTDKELRDHFGTYGDIESINVKTDPNTGRSRGFAFIVFAKAESLDKIMAAGDHIINNKKVDPKKAKARHGKVFVGGLSTELSDDDIKHFFSQFGTIVEVEMPFDKTKNQRKGFCFITFESEQVVNELLKTPKQTINGKEVDVKKATPKPDGMGGMRGGAGGRGGRGGRGGRGRGFGGQGGWGQGGYGGGYGGGYGQGGYGGGYDGYGGGYDYYGGGYGGYGGYDYSGYGFLSIHKSHNSLNHHSIKPRHFQQDFQQRRLLPQNKMNHQESRQKL; this is encoded by the exons ATGGCCGATCAGGAGAACAAGGACTTCAGCGAAGATATTGCCGATCAAAACTTCGAGCAGAACGGCGAAGCAGAGAACGGCGGCGGGGACGCCACAGAAAATGGCCAAGAATCACAAGAGGACAG GTCAACCGGAGGTAATCAGGATTCTTTAAATGATAG gaAATTATTTGTGGGTGGCTTAAGCTGGGAGACTACAGACA AGGAATTAAGGGATCATTTTGGTACATATGGAGACATTGAGAGCATCAATGTTAAAACAGATCCTAATACCGGACGGTCGCGTGGATTTGCCTTCATTGTTTTTGCTAAAGCCGAATCGTTAGATAAG ATCATGGCAGCCGGCgatcatataattaataataagaaagTGGATCCTAAGAAAGCAAAGGCTAGACATGGCAAAGTCTTTGTTGGTGGTCTTTCAACAGAATTGTCAGATGATGATATCAAGCATTTCTTTTCTCAATTTGGAACA ATTGTTGAGGTAGAAATGCCATTTGACAAGACAAAGAACCAGAGGAAAGGTTTCTGCTTTATTACATTCGAATCTGAACAAGTAGTAAATGAATTACTGAAAACTCCTAAGCAAACAATTAATGGTAAAGAG GTCGATGTGAAGAAAGCAACGCCTAAACCTGATGGTATGGGAGGAATGCGGGGTGGCGCTGGTGGTCGAGGCGGCCGTGGTGGCAGAGGAGGTAGAGGTCGCGGTTTTGGCGGTCAAGGTGGCTGGGGCCAAGGTGGATACGGAGGTGGATATGGCGGCGGTTACGGTCAAGGCGGTTATGGCGGTGGCTATGATGGATACGGAGGAGGCTACGATTATTACGGCGGTGGGTACGGCGGCTATGGTGGTTACGACTACAGTGGATACG GTTTCCTGTCCATCCACAAATCTCATAACTCGTTAAATCATCATTCCATTAAACCACGCCACTTTCAGCAAGATTTTCAACAACGCAGACTACTGCCGCAAAATAAAATGAATCATCAGGAATCACGACAAAAACTGTAA
- the LOC100650912 gene encoding RNA-binding protein squid isoform X6: MADQENKDFSEDIADQNFEQNGEAENGGGDATENGQESQEDRSTGGNQDSLNDRKLFVGGLSWETTDKELRDHFGTYGDIESINVKTDPNTGRSRGFAFIVFAKAESLDKIMAAGDHIINNKKVDPKKAKARHGKVFVGGLSTELSDDDIKHFFSQFGTIVEVEMPFDKTKNQRKGFCFITFESEQVVNELLKTPKQTINGKEVDVKKATPKPDGMGGMRGGAGGRGGRGGRGGRGRGFGGQGGWGQGGYGGGYGGGYGQGGYGGGYDGYGGGYDYYGGFLSIHKSHNSLNHHSIKPRHFQQDFQQRRLLPQNKMNHQESRQKL, encoded by the exons ATGGCCGATCAGGAGAACAAGGACTTCAGCGAAGATATTGCCGATCAAAACTTCGAGCAGAACGGCGAAGCAGAGAACGGCGGCGGGGACGCCACAGAAAATGGCCAAGAATCACAAGAGGACAG GTCAACCGGAGGTAATCAGGATTCTTTAAATGATAG gaAATTATTTGTGGGTGGCTTAAGCTGGGAGACTACAGACA AGGAATTAAGGGATCATTTTGGTACATATGGAGACATTGAGAGCATCAATGTTAAAACAGATCCTAATACCGGACGGTCGCGTGGATTTGCCTTCATTGTTTTTGCTAAAGCCGAATCGTTAGATAAG ATCATGGCAGCCGGCgatcatataattaataataagaaagTGGATCCTAAGAAAGCAAAGGCTAGACATGGCAAAGTCTTTGTTGGTGGTCTTTCAACAGAATTGTCAGATGATGATATCAAGCATTTCTTTTCTCAATTTGGAACA ATTGTTGAGGTAGAAATGCCATTTGACAAGACAAAGAACCAGAGGAAAGGTTTCTGCTTTATTACATTCGAATCTGAACAAGTAGTAAATGAATTACTGAAAACTCCTAAGCAAACAATTAATGGTAAAGAG GTCGATGTGAAGAAAGCAACGCCTAAACCTGATGGTATGGGAGGAATGCGGGGTGGCGCTGGTGGTCGAGGCGGCCGTGGTGGCAGAGGAGGTAGAGGTCGCGGTTTTGGCGGTCAAGGTGGCTGGGGCCAAGGTGGATACGGAGGTGGATATGGCGGCGGTTACGGTCAAGGCGGTTATGGCGGTGGCTATGATGGATACGGAGGAGGCTACGATTATTACGGCG GTTTCCTGTCCATCCACAAATCTCATAACTCGTTAAATCATCATTCCATTAAACCACGCCACTTTCAGCAAGATTTTCAACAACGCAGACTACTGCCGCAAAATAAAATGAATCATCAGGAATCACGACAAAAACTGTAA
- the LOC100650912 gene encoding RNA-binding protein squid isoform X5 codes for MADQENKDFSEDIADQNFEQNGEAENGGGDATENGQESQEDRSTGGNQDSLNDRKLFVGGLSWETTDKELRDHFGTYGDIESINVKTDPNTGRSRGFAFIVFAKAESLDKIMAAGDHIINNKKVDPKKAKARHGKVFVGGLSTELSDDDIKHFFSQFGTIVEVEMPFDKTKNQRKGFCFITFESEQVVNELLKTPKQTINGKEVDVKKATPKPDGMGGMRGGAGGRGGRGGRGGRGRGFGGQGGWGQGGYGGGYGGGYGQGGYGGGYDGYGGGYDYYGDGYGYGGGSYDGGYSGGRGGARGKGGSGYGGKQRGGGRQNQRHQPY; via the exons ATGGCCGATCAGGAGAACAAGGACTTCAGCGAAGATATTGCCGATCAAAACTTCGAGCAGAACGGCGAAGCAGAGAACGGCGGCGGGGACGCCACAGAAAATGGCCAAGAATCACAAGAGGACAG GTCAACCGGAGGTAATCAGGATTCTTTAAATGATAG gaAATTATTTGTGGGTGGCTTAAGCTGGGAGACTACAGACA AGGAATTAAGGGATCATTTTGGTACATATGGAGACATTGAGAGCATCAATGTTAAAACAGATCCTAATACCGGACGGTCGCGTGGATTTGCCTTCATTGTTTTTGCTAAAGCCGAATCGTTAGATAAG ATCATGGCAGCCGGCgatcatataattaataataagaaagTGGATCCTAAGAAAGCAAAGGCTAGACATGGCAAAGTCTTTGTTGGTGGTCTTTCAACAGAATTGTCAGATGATGATATCAAGCATTTCTTTTCTCAATTTGGAACA ATTGTTGAGGTAGAAATGCCATTTGACAAGACAAAGAACCAGAGGAAAGGTTTCTGCTTTATTACATTCGAATCTGAACAAGTAGTAAATGAATTACTGAAAACTCCTAAGCAAACAATTAATGGTAAAGAG GTCGATGTGAAGAAAGCAACGCCTAAACCTGATGGTATGGGAGGAATGCGGGGTGGCGCTGGTGGTCGAGGCGGCCGTGGTGGCAGAGGAGGTAGAGGTCGCGGTTTTGGCGGTCAAGGTGGCTGGGGCCAAGGTGGATACGGAGGTGGATATGGCGGCGGTTACGGTCAAGGCGGTTATGGCGGTGGCTATGATGGATACGGAGGAGGCTACGATTATTACGGCG ACGGCTATGGCTATGGCGGTGGTAGTTACGATGGTGGCTACAGTGGTGGGCGCGGTGGTGCACGCGGTAAAG GAGGCTCAGGCTACGGCGGAAAGCAGAGGGGAGGTGGTCGTCAGAACCAAAGGCACCAACCCTATTAA
- the LOC100650912 gene encoding RNA-binding protein squid isoform X7 has protein sequence MADQENKDFSEDIADQNFEQNGEAENGGGDATENGQESQEDRSTGGNQDSLNDRKLFVGGLSWETTDKELRDHFGTYGDIESINVKTDPNTGRSRGFAFIVFAKAESLDKIMAAGDHIINNKKVDPKKAKARHGKVFVGGLSTELSDDDIKHFFSQFGTIVEVEMPFDKTKNQRKGFCFITFESEQVVNELLKTPKQTINGKEVDVKKATPKPDGMGGMRGGAGGRGGRGGRGGRGRGFGGQGGWGQGGYGGGYGGGYGQGGYGGGYDGYGGGYDYYGGGYGGYGGYDYSGYGGSGYGGKQRGGGRQNQRHQPY, from the exons ATGGCCGATCAGGAGAACAAGGACTTCAGCGAAGATATTGCCGATCAAAACTTCGAGCAGAACGGCGAAGCAGAGAACGGCGGCGGGGACGCCACAGAAAATGGCCAAGAATCACAAGAGGACAG GTCAACCGGAGGTAATCAGGATTCTTTAAATGATAG gaAATTATTTGTGGGTGGCTTAAGCTGGGAGACTACAGACA AGGAATTAAGGGATCATTTTGGTACATATGGAGACATTGAGAGCATCAATGTTAAAACAGATCCTAATACCGGACGGTCGCGTGGATTTGCCTTCATTGTTTTTGCTAAAGCCGAATCGTTAGATAAG ATCATGGCAGCCGGCgatcatataattaataataagaaagTGGATCCTAAGAAAGCAAAGGCTAGACATGGCAAAGTCTTTGTTGGTGGTCTTTCAACAGAATTGTCAGATGATGATATCAAGCATTTCTTTTCTCAATTTGGAACA ATTGTTGAGGTAGAAATGCCATTTGACAAGACAAAGAACCAGAGGAAAGGTTTCTGCTTTATTACATTCGAATCTGAACAAGTAGTAAATGAATTACTGAAAACTCCTAAGCAAACAATTAATGGTAAAGAG GTCGATGTGAAGAAAGCAACGCCTAAACCTGATGGTATGGGAGGAATGCGGGGTGGCGCTGGTGGTCGAGGCGGCCGTGGTGGCAGAGGAGGTAGAGGTCGCGGTTTTGGCGGTCAAGGTGGCTGGGGCCAAGGTGGATACGGAGGTGGATATGGCGGCGGTTACGGTCAAGGCGGTTATGGCGGTGGCTATGATGGATACGGAGGAGGCTACGATTATTACGGCGGTGGGTACGGCGGCTATGGTGGTTACGACTACAGTGGATACG GAGGCTCAGGCTACGGCGGAAAGCAGAGGGGAGGTGGTCGTCAGAACCAAAGGCACCAACCCTATTAA
- the LOC100650912 gene encoding RNA-binding protein squid isoform X3, protein MADQENKDFSEDIADQNFEQNGEAENGGGDATENGQESQEDRSTGGNQDSLNDRKLFVGGLSWETTDKELRDHFGTYGDIESINVKTDPNTGRSRGFAFIVFAKAESLDKIMAAGDHIINNKKVDPKKAKARHGKVFVGGLSTELSDDDIKHFFSQFGTIVEVEMPFDKTKNQRKGFCFITFESEQVVNELLKTPKQTINGKEVDVKKATPKPDGMGGMRGGAGGRGGRGGRGGRGRGFGGQGGWGQGGYGGGYGGGYGQGGYGGGYDGYGGGYDYYGGGYGGYGGYDYSGYDGYGYGGGSYDGGYSGGRGGARGKGGSGYGGKQRGGGRQNQRHQPY, encoded by the exons ATGGCCGATCAGGAGAACAAGGACTTCAGCGAAGATATTGCCGATCAAAACTTCGAGCAGAACGGCGAAGCAGAGAACGGCGGCGGGGACGCCACAGAAAATGGCCAAGAATCACAAGAGGACAG GTCAACCGGAGGTAATCAGGATTCTTTAAATGATAG gaAATTATTTGTGGGTGGCTTAAGCTGGGAGACTACAGACA AGGAATTAAGGGATCATTTTGGTACATATGGAGACATTGAGAGCATCAATGTTAAAACAGATCCTAATACCGGACGGTCGCGTGGATTTGCCTTCATTGTTTTTGCTAAAGCCGAATCGTTAGATAAG ATCATGGCAGCCGGCgatcatataattaataataagaaagTGGATCCTAAGAAAGCAAAGGCTAGACATGGCAAAGTCTTTGTTGGTGGTCTTTCAACAGAATTGTCAGATGATGATATCAAGCATTTCTTTTCTCAATTTGGAACA ATTGTTGAGGTAGAAATGCCATTTGACAAGACAAAGAACCAGAGGAAAGGTTTCTGCTTTATTACATTCGAATCTGAACAAGTAGTAAATGAATTACTGAAAACTCCTAAGCAAACAATTAATGGTAAAGAG GTCGATGTGAAGAAAGCAACGCCTAAACCTGATGGTATGGGAGGAATGCGGGGTGGCGCTGGTGGTCGAGGCGGCCGTGGTGGCAGAGGAGGTAGAGGTCGCGGTTTTGGCGGTCAAGGTGGCTGGGGCCAAGGTGGATACGGAGGTGGATATGGCGGCGGTTACGGTCAAGGCGGTTATGGCGGTGGCTATGATGGATACGGAGGAGGCTACGATTATTACGGCGGTGGGTACGGCGGCTATGGTGGTTACGACTACAGTGGATACG ACGGCTATGGCTATGGCGGTGGTAGTTACGATGGTGGCTACAGTGGTGGGCGCGGTGGTGCACGCGGTAAAG GAGGCTCAGGCTACGGCGGAAAGCAGAGGGGAGGTGGTCGTCAGAACCAAAGGCACCAACCCTATTAA
- the LOC100650912 gene encoding RNA-binding protein squid isoform X8, which produces MADQENKDFSEDIADQNFEQNGEAENGGGDATENGQESQEDRSTGGNQDSLNDRKLFVGGLSWETTDKELRDHFGTYGDIESINVKTDPNTGRSRGFAFIVFAKAESLDKIMAAGDHIINNKKVDPKKAKARHGKVFVGGLSTELSDDDIKHFFSQFGTIVEVEMPFDKTKNQRKGFCFITFESEQVVNELLKTPKQTINGKEVDVKKATPKPDGMGGMRGGAGGRGGRGGRGGRGRGFGGQGGWGQGGYGGGYGGGYGQGGYGGGYDGYGGGYDYYGGGSGYGGKQRGGGRQNQRHQPY; this is translated from the exons ATGGCCGATCAGGAGAACAAGGACTTCAGCGAAGATATTGCCGATCAAAACTTCGAGCAGAACGGCGAAGCAGAGAACGGCGGCGGGGACGCCACAGAAAATGGCCAAGAATCACAAGAGGACAG GTCAACCGGAGGTAATCAGGATTCTTTAAATGATAG gaAATTATTTGTGGGTGGCTTAAGCTGGGAGACTACAGACA AGGAATTAAGGGATCATTTTGGTACATATGGAGACATTGAGAGCATCAATGTTAAAACAGATCCTAATACCGGACGGTCGCGTGGATTTGCCTTCATTGTTTTTGCTAAAGCCGAATCGTTAGATAAG ATCATGGCAGCCGGCgatcatataattaataataagaaagTGGATCCTAAGAAAGCAAAGGCTAGACATGGCAAAGTCTTTGTTGGTGGTCTTTCAACAGAATTGTCAGATGATGATATCAAGCATTTCTTTTCTCAATTTGGAACA ATTGTTGAGGTAGAAATGCCATTTGACAAGACAAAGAACCAGAGGAAAGGTTTCTGCTTTATTACATTCGAATCTGAACAAGTAGTAAATGAATTACTGAAAACTCCTAAGCAAACAATTAATGGTAAAGAG GTCGATGTGAAGAAAGCAACGCCTAAACCTGATGGTATGGGAGGAATGCGGGGTGGCGCTGGTGGTCGAGGCGGCCGTGGTGGCAGAGGAGGTAGAGGTCGCGGTTTTGGCGGTCAAGGTGGCTGGGGCCAAGGTGGATACGGAGGTGGATATGGCGGCGGTTACGGTCAAGGCGGTTATGGCGGTGGCTATGATGGATACGGAGGAGGCTACGATTATTACGGCG GAGGCTCAGGCTACGGCGGAAAGCAGAGGGGAGGTGGTCGTCAGAACCAAAGGCACCAACCCTATTAA
- the LOC100650912 gene encoding RNA-binding protein squid isoform X2, which produces MADQENKDFSEDIADQNFEQNGEAENGGGDATENGQESQEDRSTGGNQDSLNDRKLFVGGLSWETTDKELRDHFGTYGDIESINVKTDPNTGRSRGFAFIVFAKAESLDKIMAAGDHIINNKKVDPKKAKARHGKVFVGGLSTELSDDDIKHFFSQFGTIVEVEMPFDKTKNQRKGFCFITFESEQVVNELLKTPKQTINGKEVDVKKATPKPDGMGGMRGGAGGRGGRGGRGGRGRGFGGQGGWGQGGYGGGYGGGYGQGGYGGGYDGYGGGYDYYGDGYGYGGGSYDGGYSGGRGGARGKGFLSIHKSHNSLNHHSIKPRHFQQDFQQRRLLPQNKMNHQESRQKL; this is translated from the exons ATGGCCGATCAGGAGAACAAGGACTTCAGCGAAGATATTGCCGATCAAAACTTCGAGCAGAACGGCGAAGCAGAGAACGGCGGCGGGGACGCCACAGAAAATGGCCAAGAATCACAAGAGGACAG GTCAACCGGAGGTAATCAGGATTCTTTAAATGATAG gaAATTATTTGTGGGTGGCTTAAGCTGGGAGACTACAGACA AGGAATTAAGGGATCATTTTGGTACATATGGAGACATTGAGAGCATCAATGTTAAAACAGATCCTAATACCGGACGGTCGCGTGGATTTGCCTTCATTGTTTTTGCTAAAGCCGAATCGTTAGATAAG ATCATGGCAGCCGGCgatcatataattaataataagaaagTGGATCCTAAGAAAGCAAAGGCTAGACATGGCAAAGTCTTTGTTGGTGGTCTTTCAACAGAATTGTCAGATGATGATATCAAGCATTTCTTTTCTCAATTTGGAACA ATTGTTGAGGTAGAAATGCCATTTGACAAGACAAAGAACCAGAGGAAAGGTTTCTGCTTTATTACATTCGAATCTGAACAAGTAGTAAATGAATTACTGAAAACTCCTAAGCAAACAATTAATGGTAAAGAG GTCGATGTGAAGAAAGCAACGCCTAAACCTGATGGTATGGGAGGAATGCGGGGTGGCGCTGGTGGTCGAGGCGGCCGTGGTGGCAGAGGAGGTAGAGGTCGCGGTTTTGGCGGTCAAGGTGGCTGGGGCCAAGGTGGATACGGAGGTGGATATGGCGGCGGTTACGGTCAAGGCGGTTATGGCGGTGGCTATGATGGATACGGAGGAGGCTACGATTATTACGGCG ACGGCTATGGCTATGGCGGTGGTAGTTACGATGGTGGCTACAGTGGTGGGCGCGGTGGTGCACGCGGTAAAG GTTTCCTGTCCATCCACAAATCTCATAACTCGTTAAATCATCATTCCATTAAACCACGCCACTTTCAGCAAGATTTTCAACAACGCAGACTACTGCCGCAAAATAAAATGAATCATCAGGAATCACGACAAAAACTGTAA
- the LOC100650912 gene encoding RNA-binding protein squid isoform X1, giving the protein MADQENKDFSEDIADQNFEQNGEAENGGGDATENGQESQEDRSTGGNQDSLNDRKLFVGGLSWETTDKELRDHFGTYGDIESINVKTDPNTGRSRGFAFIVFAKAESLDKIMAAGDHIINNKKVDPKKAKARHGKVFVGGLSTELSDDDIKHFFSQFGTIVEVEMPFDKTKNQRKGFCFITFESEQVVNELLKTPKQTINGKEVDVKKATPKPDGMGGMRGGAGGRGGRGGRGGRGRGFGGQGGWGQGGYGGGYGGGYGQGGYGGGYDGYGGGYDYYGGGYGGYGGYDYSGYDGYGYGGGSYDGGYSGGRGGARGKGFLSIHKSHNSLNHHSIKPRHFQQDFQQRRLLPQNKMNHQESRQKL; this is encoded by the exons ATGGCCGATCAGGAGAACAAGGACTTCAGCGAAGATATTGCCGATCAAAACTTCGAGCAGAACGGCGAAGCAGAGAACGGCGGCGGGGACGCCACAGAAAATGGCCAAGAATCACAAGAGGACAG GTCAACCGGAGGTAATCAGGATTCTTTAAATGATAG gaAATTATTTGTGGGTGGCTTAAGCTGGGAGACTACAGACA AGGAATTAAGGGATCATTTTGGTACATATGGAGACATTGAGAGCATCAATGTTAAAACAGATCCTAATACCGGACGGTCGCGTGGATTTGCCTTCATTGTTTTTGCTAAAGCCGAATCGTTAGATAAG ATCATGGCAGCCGGCgatcatataattaataataagaaagTGGATCCTAAGAAAGCAAAGGCTAGACATGGCAAAGTCTTTGTTGGTGGTCTTTCAACAGAATTGTCAGATGATGATATCAAGCATTTCTTTTCTCAATTTGGAACA ATTGTTGAGGTAGAAATGCCATTTGACAAGACAAAGAACCAGAGGAAAGGTTTCTGCTTTATTACATTCGAATCTGAACAAGTAGTAAATGAATTACTGAAAACTCCTAAGCAAACAATTAATGGTAAAGAG GTCGATGTGAAGAAAGCAACGCCTAAACCTGATGGTATGGGAGGAATGCGGGGTGGCGCTGGTGGTCGAGGCGGCCGTGGTGGCAGAGGAGGTAGAGGTCGCGGTTTTGGCGGTCAAGGTGGCTGGGGCCAAGGTGGATACGGAGGTGGATATGGCGGCGGTTACGGTCAAGGCGGTTATGGCGGTGGCTATGATGGATACGGAGGAGGCTACGATTATTACGGCGGTGGGTACGGCGGCTATGGTGGTTACGACTACAGTGGATACG ACGGCTATGGCTATGGCGGTGGTAGTTACGATGGTGGCTACAGTGGTGGGCGCGGTGGTGCACGCGGTAAAG GTTTCCTGTCCATCCACAAATCTCATAACTCGTTAAATCATCATTCCATTAAACCACGCCACTTTCAGCAAGATTTTCAACAACGCAGACTACTGCCGCAAAATAAAATGAATCATCAGGAATCACGACAAAAACTGTAA